A stretch of Pseudomonas sp. LRP2-20 DNA encodes these proteins:
- the pxpB gene encoding 5-oxoprolinase subunit PxpB has protein sequence MKLRIEVVAIDSLMVRLFDRIDEANMPWMLAASQRLSAAFGVHLVDLVPSYTTLMLQSDLPPGEARALIGQALDGLQPDTGSAGRRHEIPVWYDASVGPELPVLAARSGLSEAEVVRLHSERDYPVFALGFAPGFGFMGLVDERLASPRLSTPRKRVAAGSVGIAERQTAAYPAMSPGGWNLIGRTPVRLFDRQREGYSLLQPGDRVRFVAVSRAEFVALGGDVEVQA, from the coding sequence ATGAAGCTGCGTATCGAAGTCGTGGCCATCGATAGCCTGATGGTGCGCCTGTTCGACCGCATCGACGAAGCCAACATGCCGTGGATGCTCGCCGCCAGCCAGCGCTTGAGCGCGGCGTTCGGCGTGCATCTGGTGGATCTGGTGCCGTCCTACACCACGCTGATGTTGCAGTCTGACCTGCCCCCAGGCGAGGCGAGGGCGCTGATCGGCCAGGCGCTGGATGGCTTGCAGCCGGATACCGGCAGCGCTGGGCGGCGCCATGAAATCCCGGTGTGGTACGACGCCAGCGTCGGCCCGGAACTGCCCGTGCTGGCGGCGCGCAGCGGGCTGAGCGAAGCCGAGGTGGTCCGCCTGCACAGCGAACGCGATTACCCGGTGTTCGCGCTTGGTTTCGCCCCCGGCTTCGGCTTCATGGGGCTGGTCGACGAGCGCCTGGCCAGCCCGCGCCTGAGTACCCCGCGCAAGCGCGTGGCAGCGGGCAGTGTCGGTATCGCCGAACGCCAGACGGCGGCTTACCCGGCGATGTCGCCAGGTGGCTGGAACCTGATCGGGCGCACCCCGGTGCGCCTTTTCGATCGCCAACGTGAGGGCTACAGCCTGCTGCAGCCGGGCGACCGGGTGCGCTTCGTGGCGGTGTCGCGGGCCGAATTCGTGGCCTTGGGCGGTGATGTGGAGGTGCAGGCATGA
- a CDS encoding biotin-dependent carboxyltransferase family protein, translating into MKRLQIEASTALCQLQDAGRFGVRHLGVTQGGALDWVAMHWANWLLGNPLGAPVVEVALGGFTLVAEQDCVLALAGADLEARVDDQPLLPWRSFSLAKGQRLTLKQPKQGVRAYLAAPGGFLGEHVLGSCATVVREELGGIDGRGKALEKGQSLTFVGDSPALREVPATLRPSYAQKPVLDLVIGAQIGEFSGTSLFEAFNRDWALDSRADRMGIRLLGPQLVYQGAPMISEGIPLGAVQVPPDGQPIVLLNDRQTIGGYPRLGALTPLALAQLAQCMPGALVRFRAVVQEEAWRELQAFLDRWL; encoded by the coding sequence ATGAAGCGGTTGCAGATCGAGGCCAGCACCGCACTATGCCAGTTGCAGGACGCCGGGCGCTTTGGCGTGCGCCACCTGGGTGTGACCCAGGGCGGGGCGCTGGACTGGGTGGCGATGCATTGGGCCAACTGGCTGCTGGGTAACCCGCTGGGGGCGCCAGTGGTCGAGGTGGCACTGGGTGGTTTTACCTTGGTGGCCGAGCAGGATTGCGTACTGGCGCTGGCCGGGGCAGACCTGGAGGCACGGGTGGATGACCAGCCACTGCTGCCATGGCGCAGCTTCAGCCTGGCCAAAGGGCAGCGCTTGACCCTGAAGCAGCCAAAGCAAGGTGTGCGGGCGTATCTGGCAGCGCCGGGCGGGTTTCTCGGTGAACATGTGCTGGGCAGCTGCGCCACGGTCGTGCGCGAGGAGCTGGGGGGTATCGATGGGCGAGGCAAGGCACTTGAGAAAGGCCAGAGCCTGACGTTTGTTGGTGATTCACCGGCCCTGCGCGAGGTGCCTGCGACCTTGCGTCCGAGCTATGCGCAAAAACCTGTGCTCGACCTGGTGATAGGCGCGCAGATCGGTGAATTCAGCGGGACCAGCCTGTTCGAGGCGTTCAACCGTGACTGGGCGCTGGACAGCCGCGCCGATCGCATGGGCATCCGCCTGCTGGGGCCGCAGCTGGTGTACCAGGGCGCGCCGATGATTTCCGAAGGGATCCCGCTGGGCGCGGTGCAGGTACCGCCGGACGGGCAGCCGATCGTGTTGCTCAACGATCGGCAGACCATCGGCGGCTATCCGCGGCTGGGGGCGTTGACGCCGTTGGCGTTGGCGCAGCTGGCGCAGTGCATGCCAGGGGCGCTGGTGCGGTTCAGGGCGGTAGTGCAGGAAGAGGCCTGGCGCGAGCTGCAGGCATTCCTGGACCGTTGGTTGTAA
- a CDS encoding vWA domain-containing protein, with protein sequence MLLNLFNEMRAAKVPVSVRELLDLHHALQKGVVFADMDAFYYLARAILVKDERHFDKFDRAFAAYFKGLENLDQHIEALIPDEWLRKEFERSLSDEERAQIQSLGGLDKLIEEFKKRLEEQKERHAGGNKWIGTGGTSPFGSGGFNPEGIRVGEAGKRQGKAVKVWDQREYKNLDDQVELGTRNIKLALRRLRKFAREGAAEELDIDGTIDHTARDAGLLNIQMRPERRNTVKLLLLFDIGGSMDAHIKVCEELFSACKTEFKHLEYYYFHNFVYESVWKNNLRRTSERFSTFDLLHKYGDDYKVVFVGDAAMAPYEITQPGGSVEHWNEEAGYVWMQRFKEKFRKIIWINPYPKQAWDYTASTHLVRDLIEDKMYPLTLQGLEEGMRYLSK encoded by the coding sequence ATGCTGCTCAACCTGTTCAATGAAATGCGCGCGGCCAAGGTACCGGTTTCGGTGCGCGAACTGCTCGACCTGCACCACGCCCTGCAAAAAGGCGTGGTGTTCGCCGACATGGACGCGTTCTACTACCTGGCCCGCGCCATCCTGGTGAAGGACGAGCGCCACTTCGATAAGTTCGACCGCGCCTTCGCCGCCTACTTCAAGGGCCTGGAAAACCTCGACCAGCACATCGAGGCGCTGATTCCCGATGAATGGCTGCGCAAGGAGTTCGAGCGTTCGCTGAGCGACGAAGAACGGGCACAGATCCAGTCCCTGGGCGGCCTGGACAAGCTCATCGAGGAATTCAAGAAGCGCCTTGAAGAGCAGAAAGAACGCCACGCCGGCGGCAACAAGTGGATCGGCACCGGTGGCACCAGCCCGTTTGGCTCGGGTGGTTTCAATCCCGAAGGCATTCGCGTCGGCGAGGCCGGCAAGCGCCAGGGCAAGGCGGTCAAGGTCTGGGACCAGCGCGAGTACAAGAACCTCGACGACCAGGTCGAGCTGGGCACGCGCAACATCAAGCTGGCCCTGCGCCGCCTGCGCAAGTTCGCCCGCGAAGGCGCCGCCGAAGAGCTGGATATCGATGGCACCATCGACCACACCGCGCGTGACGCCGGGCTGCTGAACATCCAGATGCGCCCGGAGCGGCGCAACACGGTGAAGTTGCTGTTGCTGTTCGACATCGGCGGCTCGATGGACGCCCACATCAAGGTCTGCGAAGAACTGTTTTCGGCCTGCAAGACCGAGTTCAAGCACCTGGAGTACTACTACTTCCACAACTTCGTGTACGAATCGGTGTGGAAGAACAACCTGCGCCGCACCTCGGAGCGCTTCTCCACCTTTGACCTGCTGCACAAGTACGGCGATGACTACAAGGTGGTGTTCGTCGGCGATGCGGCGATGGCGCCGTACGAGATCACCCAGCCAGGCGGCAGTGTCGAGCACTGGAACGAAGAGGCCGGGTATGTGTGGATGCAGCGCTTCAAGGAGAAGTTCAGGAAGATCATCTGGATCAACCCGTATCCCAAGCAGGCCTGGGACTACACCGCATCGACCCACCTGGTGCGGGACCTGATCGAGGACAAGATGTACCCGCTGACCTTGCAGGGGTTGGAGGAAGGGATGCGTTACCTGTCCAAGTGA
- a CDS encoding AAA family ATPase encodes MKFEGTRDYVATDDLKLAVNAAITLERPLLVKGEPGTGKTMLAEQLAASFGARLITWHIKSTTKAHQGLYEYDAVSRLRDSQLGVDKVHDVRNYLKKGKLWEAFEADERVILLIDEIDKADIEFPNDLLQELDKMEFYVYEIDETIKAKQRPIIIITSNNEKELPDAFLRRCFFHYIAFPDRATLQQIVDVHYPNISQSLVSEALDVFFDVRKVPGLKKKPSTSELVDWLKLLMADNIGEAVLRERDPTKAIPPLAGALVKNEQDVTLLERLAFMSRRGNR; translated from the coding sequence ATGAAGTTCGAAGGCACCCGCGACTACGTTGCCACAGACGACCTGAAACTGGCGGTCAACGCGGCCATCACCCTCGAACGCCCGCTGCTGGTCAAGGGCGAGCCTGGCACCGGCAAGACCATGCTCGCCGAGCAGCTCGCCGCCTCGTTCGGCGCGCGCCTGATCACCTGGCATATCAAGTCCACCACCAAGGCCCACCAGGGCCTCTACGAGTACGACGCAGTCAGCCGCCTGCGCGATTCGCAGCTGGGCGTGGACAAGGTCCACGACGTACGCAACTACCTGAAGAAAGGCAAGCTGTGGGAGGCCTTCGAGGCCGACGAGCGGGTGATCCTGCTGATCGACGAGATCGACAAGGCCGACATCGAGTTCCCCAACGACCTGCTGCAGGAACTCGACAAGATGGAGTTCTACGTCTACGAAATCGACGAGACCATCAAGGCCAAGCAGCGCCCGATCATCATCATCACCTCCAACAATGAAAAAGAGCTGCCCGACGCCTTCCTGCGCCGTTGCTTCTTCCACTACATCGCCTTCCCCGACCGCGCCACCCTGCAGCAGATCGTCGACGTGCACTACCCGAACATCAGCCAGTCGCTGGTCAGCGAGGCACTGGACGTGTTCTTCGACGTGCGCAAGGTGCCGGGCCTGAAGAAAAAGCCCTCCACCTCCGAACTGGTCGACTGGCTCAAGCTGCTGATGGCCGACAACATCGGCGAAGCCGTGCTGCGCGAACGCGACCCGACCAAGGCCATCCCGCCGCTGGCAGGTGCCCTGGTAAAGAACGAGCAGGACGTGACACTGCTCGAGCGCCTGGCCTTCATGAGCCGGCGCGGCAACCGCTGA
- a CDS encoding DUF748 domain-containing protein, with protein MKARYRWPLIGLASLIVLLVALQLALPYLVRDYLNDKLAHMGEYRGQVADVDLAWWRGAYQINGLKIVKSTGKVPVPFLEAPLIDLSVSWHSLIHDKAVVAKVAFTRPVLNFVDGGSKQASQTGQGTDWRQQLDKLLPITLNEVHVDNGTLTFRNFNSKPPVDLKATQLNADIRNLTNVRDEKGRRDASFDGTALIASDAKVESRATFDPFSDFDDFEFRLRATGIELRRLNDFASAYGKFDFNAGHGDLVIEAQAEEGRLHGYIKPLLRDVDVFDWQQDVENKNKNLFRSIWEALVGASETVLKNQPKNQFATRVELSGSVHQQNISGFEAFLQILRNGFIQAFNARYEQPPPKSD; from the coding sequence ATGAAAGCTCGCTATCGCTGGCCGCTGATCGGCCTGGCCAGCCTGATCGTGCTACTGGTGGCCTTGCAGCTGGCCCTGCCCTACCTGGTGCGCGATTACCTGAACGACAAGCTTGCCCACATGGGCGAGTACCGCGGCCAGGTGGCCGATGTCGACCTGGCCTGGTGGCGCGGCGCCTACCAGATCAACGGCCTGAAAATCGTCAAATCTACCGGCAAGGTGCCGGTTCCGTTCCTTGAAGCACCGTTGATCGACCTGTCGGTGAGCTGGCATTCGCTGATCCATGACAAGGCCGTGGTGGCCAAGGTGGCGTTCACCCGCCCCGTACTCAACTTCGTCGACGGCGGCAGCAAGCAGGCCTCGCAGACTGGCCAGGGCACCGACTGGCGCCAGCAGCTGGACAAGCTGCTGCCGATCACCCTCAACGAAGTGCACGTAGACAACGGCACGTTGACCTTTCGCAATTTCAACTCCAAGCCACCGGTCGACCTCAAAGCCACGCAACTGAACGCCGATATCCGCAACCTGACCAATGTGCGCGACGAAAAAGGCCGACGCGATGCAAGTTTCGACGGGACTGCGCTGATAGCCTCAGACGCCAAGGTGGAAAGCCGCGCCACCTTTGACCCGTTCAGCGACTTCGATGATTTCGAGTTCCGGTTGCGCGCCACTGGCATCGAATTGCGCCGGCTCAATGACTTCGCCAGCGCCTATGGCAAGTTCGATTTCAATGCCGGACACGGCGACCTGGTCATCGAAGCCCAGGCCGAGGAAGGCCGGTTGCATGGCTACATCAAGCCGTTATTGCGCGATGTCGACGTGTTCGACTGGCAGCAGGACGTGGAGAACAAGAACAAGAACCTCTTCCGCTCGATCTGGGAGGCGCTGGTGGGGGCCAGCGAGACAGTGCTGAAGAACCAGCCGAAAAACCAGTTCGCCACCCGCGTGGAGCTCAGCGGCAGCGTGCACCAACAGAACATCAGCGGTTTCGAAGCGTTTCTGCAGATTCTGCGCAACGGCTTCATCCAGGCATTCAATGCACGCTACGAGCAGCCACCACCCAAGTCCGACTGA
- the cysK gene encoding cysteine synthase A, whose product MSRIFADNAHSIGNTPLVQINRIAPRGVTILAKIEGRNPGYSVKCRIGANMVWDAESSGKLKPGMTIVEPTSGNTGIGLAFVAAARGYKLILTMPASMSLERRKVLKALGAELVLTEPAKGMKGAIEKANEIVASDPARYFQPGQFENPANPAIHEKTTGPEIWNDTDGAVDVLVAGVGTGGTITGVSRYIKHTQGKAILSVAVEPVASPLISQTLAGEELKPSPHKIQGIGAGFVPKNLDLSIVDQVETVTDEESKAMAIRLMQEEGILCGISCGAAMAAAVRLAEKPEMQGKTIVVILPDSGERYLSSMLFSDLFSEQENQQ is encoded by the coding sequence ATGAGCCGTATCTTTGCCGACAATGCCCACTCCATCGGCAACACGCCGCTGGTGCAGATCAACCGCATCGCCCCGCGTGGGGTGACCATCCTGGCCAAGATCGAAGGGCGCAACCCGGGCTACTCGGTCAAGTGCCGGATCGGCGCGAACATGGTCTGGGACGCCGAGAGCAGCGGCAAACTCAAGCCGGGCATGACCATCGTCGAGCCGACTTCGGGCAACACCGGTATCGGCCTGGCGTTCGTCGCCGCCGCCCGTGGCTACAAGCTGATTCTGACCATGCCGGCTTCGATGAGCCTGGAGCGCCGCAAGGTGCTCAAGGCACTGGGGGCTGAGCTGGTGCTGACCGAGCCGGCCAAGGGTATGAAGGGCGCCATCGAGAAGGCCAATGAAATCGTCGCCTCCGACCCTGCCCGGTATTTCCAGCCGGGGCAGTTCGAGAACCCGGCCAACCCGGCCATCCACGAAAAGACCACCGGGCCAGAGATCTGGAACGACACCGACGGCGCGGTCGACGTACTGGTTGCCGGCGTTGGCACCGGCGGCACCATTACCGGCGTGTCGCGCTACATCAAGCACACCCAGGGCAAGGCGATCCTGTCGGTGGCGGTCGAACCGGTGGCTTCGCCGCTGATCAGCCAGACCCTGGCCGGTGAAGAACTCAAGCCCAGCCCGCACAAGATCCAGGGCATTGGCGCCGGTTTCGTGCCGAAAAACCTCGACCTGTCGATCGTCGACCAGGTCGAGACCGTGACTGACGAAGAGTCCAAGGCCATGGCCATTCGCCTGATGCAGGAAGAAGGCATCCTCTGCGGCATTTCCTGTGGCGCGGCCATGGCAGCCGCGGTGCGCCTGGCCGAGAAGCCGGAAATGCAAGGTAAGACCATCGTCGTAATCCTGCCTGACTCGGGCGAGCGTTATCTGTCCAGCATGTTGTTCAGCGACCTGTTCAGCGAGCAGGAAAACCAGCAGTAA
- a CDS encoding aspartyl/asparaginyl beta-hydroxylase domain-containing protein, with the protein MTFSFLAKAGVLLVFFGSVLYVHLRGKARLPVLRQFVNHSALFAPYNSLMYLFSGVPSRPYLDRQRFPELDVLKDNWQVIREEAMRLFDEGYIRAAEKDNDAGFGSFFKKGWKRFYLKWYDKPLPSAEALCPKTVELVSSIPNVKGAMFALLPGGSHLNPHRDPFAGSLRYHLGLSTPNSDACRIYVDGEEYAWRDGEDVMFDETYVHWVKNETDMTRVILFCDIERPLSSPLMTRINRKVSAFLGRATAPQNTDDERVGGINQAYAWSKRFSNKISTRVKQFKRANPKAYRILRPVLAVVVAYVLYRWLF; encoded by the coding sequence ATGACCTTTTCCTTCCTCGCCAAGGCAGGTGTGCTGCTGGTGTTCTTCGGCAGCGTGCTCTACGTGCACCTGCGCGGCAAGGCGCGCCTGCCGGTACTGCGCCAGTTCGTCAACCATTCGGCGCTGTTTGCCCCTTATAACAGCCTGATGTACCTGTTCTCCGGCGTGCCGTCCAGGCCTTACCTGGACCGCCAGCGCTTCCCCGAGCTGGACGTGCTCAAGGACAACTGGCAGGTGATCCGCGAGGAGGCCATGCGCCTGTTCGACGAGGGGTACATCCGTGCCGCCGAAAAGGACAACGACGCCGGCTTCGGCTCGTTCTTCAAGAAAGGCTGGAAGCGCTTCTACCTGAAGTGGTACGACAAGCCGCTGCCGTCTGCCGAAGCCCTGTGCCCGAAAACCGTCGAGCTGGTCAGCAGCATTCCCAACGTCAAGGGTGCGATGTTCGCCCTGCTGCCCGGTGGCAGCCACCTGAACCCGCACCGCGACCCGTTTGCCGGCTCGCTGCGCTACCACCTGGGCCTGTCGACCCCCAACTCCGATGCCTGCCGCATCTACGTCGATGGTGAGGAATACGCCTGGCGTGATGGCGAGGACGTGATGTTCGACGAGACATACGTGCACTGGGTCAAGAACGAGACCGACATGACCCGGGTGATCCTGTTCTGCGACATCGAACGCCCGCTCAGCAGCCCGCTGATGACCCGCATCAACCGCAAGGTCAGTGCGTTCCTCGGCCGCGCCACCGCGCCGCAGAACACCGATGACGAGCGTGTGGGCGGCATCAACCAGGCGTATGCCTGGAGCAAGCGCTTCAGCAACAAGATCAGCACCCGCGTGAAGCAGTTCAAGCGCGCAAACCCCAAGGCCTACCGCATCTTGCGGCCGGTGCTGGCGGTGGTGGTGGCTTACGTGCTGTACCGCTGGTTGTTCTGA
- a CDS encoding DMT family transporter — MSVFNKASVASAATTSLFVLLWSSGAIVSKLGLAHASPFAFLLLRSALALSGLLLIGPLLGLRWPRSRGGILRALGTGCVLLGAYQIFYLLALNTHVTPGVMATVMGVQPILTVVLMERQRSWSRLFGLGLGLGGLVMVVYQGINLGGVSLLGMLFALLALASMTFGSILQKRITDNPMGTLPLQYIAGFAMCALFAPLQPLQVQWTGGFVGALLWMGLVVSLLATLLLYRLIAKGNLVNVTSLFYLVPAVTAVMDLLIFGNRLAPLSLLGMGLIVVGLLFVFRKPATRLAEA, encoded by the coding sequence ATGTCTGTCTTCAACAAAGCATCCGTGGCCTCGGCGGCCACCACCAGCCTGTTCGTCCTGCTCTGGAGCAGTGGCGCGATCGTTTCCAAACTCGGCCTGGCCCATGCCAGCCCCTTCGCCTTCTTGCTGTTGCGTTCGGCGCTGGCCCTGAGCGGCCTGCTGCTGATCGGGCCGTTGCTCGGCCTGCGCTGGCCGCGCAGCAGGGGGGGGATCCTGCGCGCCCTGGGGACTGGCTGCGTGCTGCTCGGCGCCTACCAGATCTTCTACCTGCTGGCACTCAACACCCACGTCACCCCCGGCGTGATGGCCACGGTGATGGGCGTGCAACCGATCCTCACCGTGGTGCTGATGGAGCGCCAGCGCTCCTGGAGCCGCTTGTTCGGCCTGGGTCTGGGGCTTGGCGGGCTGGTGATGGTGGTCTACCAGGGCATCAACCTCGGCGGGGTCTCGCTGCTCGGCATGCTGTTCGCCCTGCTGGCGCTGGCCAGCATGACCTTCGGTTCGATCCTGCAGAAGCGCATCACCGACAACCCCATGGGCACGCTGCCGTTGCAGTACATCGCTGGCTTCGCCATGTGTGCGTTGTTCGCGCCGCTGCAACCGTTGCAGGTGCAATGGACGGGCGGCTTTGTCGGCGCGCTGCTGTGGATGGGGCTGGTGGTGTCGTTGCTGGCCACGTTGCTGCTGTACCGGCTGATCGCCAAGGGCAACCTGGTCAATGTCACCAGCCTGTTCTACCTGGTGCCGGCAGTGACCGCGGTGATGGACTTGCTGATCTTCGGCAACCGCTTGGCACCGCTGAGCCTGCTGGGCATGGGGCTGATCGTGGTCGGCCTGTTGTTCGTGTTCCGCAAGCCGGCTACGCGACTGGCCGAGGCGTAG
- a CDS encoding DUF4265 domain-containing protein has product MSDLFKKVLFRLEQDENGYPPASVEGLWTQAVADGYRVDSIPFHAYGIAPGDIISIRHTGDQAWFDALQQSAGASVFRVVVKPPETVEQVHAALTEFGCTCEVEKAVRMLAVEVPATLSADTLLYYLLTQREAGILDFEEGVLRHTIPEEFR; this is encoded by the coding sequence ATGAGCGACCTCTTCAAGAAGGTGCTGTTCCGCCTGGAGCAAGATGAGAACGGCTACCCGCCGGCCTCGGTGGAAGGTTTGTGGACTCAAGCGGTCGCAGATGGCTATCGGGTCGACAGCATTCCCTTCCACGCCTACGGCATCGCCCCCGGCGACATCATCAGCATCCGCCACACGGGCGACCAGGCCTGGTTCGACGCCTTGCAGCAGAGCGCCGGGGCGTCGGTGTTCCGGGTCGTCGTCAAACCACCGGAAACCGTGGAGCAGGTGCACGCGGCCTTGACCGAATTCGGTTGCACCTGCGAAGTGGAAAAAGCGGTCAGGATGCTGGCCGTCGAGGTGCCGGCAACGCTATCGGCCGACACCTTGCTCTATTACCTGCTGACCCAGCGCGAAGCCGGCATCCTGGACTTCGAGGAAGGCGTGTTGCGCCACACCATCCCCGAAGAGTTCCGCTAG
- a CDS encoding DMT family transporter: MSPIALARLLTLAAVWGASFLFMRIIAPQLGTIPTAFLRVSIACLGLIAILAATRVRWNFDGKLGACLVLGMINSGIPATFYSVAAQVLPAGYSAIFNATTPLMGVLIGALFFREAMTLPKLGGIFLGLFGVGILSGAGPVALDMALVQGALACLAATTCYGFAGFLARRWISGLDSRLSALGSMLGATLLMSPLFAWSALTQPPASWGGWQVWLSLLGLGLLCTAFAYILYFRLLAEIGPVKASTVTFLIPVFGVVWGAWLLDEPLSMAHAYGGVLIALALWLVLRPART, from the coding sequence GTGAGCCCGATCGCCCTAGCCCGCCTGCTGACCCTTGCCGCTGTCTGGGGGGCGAGTTTCCTGTTCATGCGCATCATCGCCCCGCAGCTGGGTACCATTCCCACCGCGTTCTTGCGCGTCTCCATCGCCTGCCTGGGCCTGATCGCCATTCTTGCCGCCACCCGTGTGCGCTGGAACTTCGACGGCAAGCTCGGTGCCTGCCTGGTGCTGGGCATGATCAACTCAGGCATCCCGGCCACCTTCTATTCGGTGGCCGCGCAGGTGCTGCCCGCCGGCTATTCAGCCATTTTCAACGCCACCACACCGCTGATGGGCGTACTGATCGGCGCGCTGTTCTTCCGCGAGGCCATGACCCTGCCCAAGCTCGGCGGCATCTTCCTCGGCCTGTTCGGCGTCGGCATCCTCAGCGGCGCCGGCCCGGTGGCACTGGACATGGCCCTGGTGCAAGGTGCCCTGGCCTGCCTGGCGGCCACCACCTGCTACGGCTTTGCCGGTTTCCTCGCACGGCGCTGGATCAGCGGCCTGGACAGCCGCCTCTCAGCCCTGGGCAGCATGCTCGGCGCCACCTTGCTGATGAGCCCGCTGTTCGCCTGGAGCGCCCTGACCCAGCCACCGGCGAGCTGGGGCGGCTGGCAGGTATGGCTGTCGCTGCTGGGCCTGGGCCTGCTGTGCACCGCCTTCGCCTACATCCTGTACTTCCGCCTGCTGGCCGAGATCGGCCCGGTCAAGGCCAGCACCGTGACCTTCCTGATCCCGGTGTTCGGTGTAGTGTGGGGGGCATGGCTGCTCGACGAGCCCTTGTCGATGGCCCATGCGTATGGCGGTGTGTTGATTGCCCTGGCGCTGTGGCTGGTGCTGCGCCCGGCGCGCACGTGA
- the aceK gene encoding bifunctional isocitrate dehydrogenase kinase/phosphatase → MTQHWPAGEIARMILDGFDDYREHFRRITLGARERFEQARWQEIQQAAAVRINLYEHKVGEVNGWLRDGFDADVLLDLEQWPLVKNAYIRLIDPRLDDELAETWYNSLFCSLFSHDQISDGCMFIHTTRPSIRAHERAAQTRTYRLGTGLKSLLRSIFADYPFGAPYGDLESDLTRLEEQLRECLPDWVCKDPALAVELFVPVLYRNKGAYLVGRLYNSDEQWPLVIALLHREGHGIEADALITDEAEVSIIFSFTRSYFMADVPVPGDFVNFLKRILPGKHIAELYTSIGFYKQGKSEFYRALINHLASSDDRFVMAPGVRGMVMSVFTLPGFNTVFKIIKDRFSPSKTVDRATVIDKYRLVKSVDRVGRMADTQEFADFRFPRSKFEPECLAELLEVAPSTVALEGDTVLVRHCWTERRMTPLNLYLEQASEGQVLEALEDYGLAIKQLAAANIFPGDMLLKNFGVTRHGRVVFYDYDEISFLTEVNFRHIPPPRYPEDEMSGEPWYSIGPHDVFPEEFPPFLFADIGQRRLFSRLHGELYDADYWKGLQAAIREGKVIDVFPYRRKAR, encoded by the coding sequence ATGACCCAGCATTGGCCAGCCGGCGAGATCGCCCGGATGATCCTCGACGGCTTTGACGATTATCGCGAACATTTTCGCCGCATCACCCTGGGCGCTCGTGAGCGCTTCGAGCAGGCGCGCTGGCAAGAGATTCAGCAGGCTGCTGCGGTGCGTATCAACCTTTATGAACATAAGGTCGGCGAGGTCAACGGCTGGCTGCGTGATGGTTTCGACGCAGACGTGTTGCTGGATCTGGAACAGTGGCCGCTGGTGAAAAACGCCTACATCCGCCTGATCGATCCCCGCCTCGACGACGAGTTGGCGGAGACCTGGTACAACTCGCTGTTCTGCAGCCTGTTCAGCCATGACCAGATCAGCGATGGCTGCATGTTCATCCACACCACCCGGCCTTCGATCCGCGCCCATGAGCGCGCTGCGCAGACCCGCACCTACAGGCTCGGTACCGGCCTGAAAAGCCTGCTGCGGTCGATCTTTGCCGATTACCCGTTCGGTGCGCCCTATGGTGACCTGGAAAGCGACCTCACGCGGCTCGAGGAGCAATTGCGCGAATGCCTGCCGGACTGGGTGTGCAAGGACCCGGCCCTGGCCGTGGAGCTGTTCGTGCCGGTGCTTTACCGCAACAAGGGCGCCTACCTGGTCGGGCGCCTGTACAACAGCGACGAGCAGTGGCCGCTGGTGATTGCCCTGCTGCACCGTGAAGGTCATGGCATCGAGGCCGATGCCTTGATCACCGATGAGGCCGAGGTATCGATCATCTTCTCGTTCACGCGCTCGTACTTCATGGCGGACGTGCCGGTGCCAGGGGACTTCGTCAACTTCCTCAAGCGCATCCTGCCGGGCAAGCATATTGCCGAGCTGTACACCTCGATCGGCTTCTACAAGCAGGGCAAGTCGGAGTTCTACCGCGCCTTGATCAACCACCTGGCCAGCAGCGACGACCGCTTTGTCATGGCCCCCGGGGTGCGCGGCATGGTCATGAGCGTGTTCACCCTGCCGGGCTTCAACACGGTATTCAAGATCATCAAGGACCGCTTCTCGCCATCCAAGACCGTCGACCGCGCCACCGTGATCGACAAATACCGGCTGGTGAAAAGTGTCGACCGGGTGGGGCGCATGGCCGATACCCAGGAATTTGCCGATTTCCGCTTCCCACGCAGCAAATTCGAGCCCGAGTGCCTGGCCGAGTTGCTGGAGGTGGCGCCCTCGACCGTGGCGCTGGAAGGCGACACGGTGCTGGTCCGCCACTGCTGGACCGAGCGGCGCATGACCCCGCTCAACCTGTATCTGGAACAGGCCAGCGAAGGGCAGGTGCTCGAAGCGCTGGAGGACTACGGGCTGGCCATCAAGCAACTGGCAGCGGCGAACATCTTTCCCGGTGACATGCTGCTGAAGAACTTCGGCGTCACCCGGCACGGGCGGGTGGTGTTCTACGACTATGACGAGATCAGCTTCCTGACCGAGGTGAACTTCCGGCACATTCCGCCGCCGCGTTACCCGGAGGACGAGATGTCGGGCGAACCGTGGTACTCGATCGGGCCGCACGACGTGTTTCCCGAGGAGTTCCCGCCGTTCCTGTTTGCCGATATCGGCCAGCGGCGGCTGTTCAGCCGCTTGCACGGGGAGTTGTATGACGCGGACTACTGGAAGGGGCTGCAGGCGGCGATCCGCGAGGGCAAGGTGATCGACGTGTTTCCGTATCGGCGCAAGGCTAGGTGA